The sequence GCCTTGATAATTCCTCGGATGGAAGTTCCTGTGAGTTCGATTTGCCTGAACTGTACCGTCGCTTCTCCGTAGTTGTGTATGGGGATGGGTGCGTACCAGATTTCAATCCCCTGGTAGCCGAAAAAACGTGCTCCTGCAATGAAACTGGCCTCACGAACCAGTGGCAGGCTGACAAACTGTCCGGCGATACCCTCCATTCTTGCGGTGATGTAGGAAATGATCGGGGTGTAAATAAATCCATAACCGAGAAAGAATATCCATGGAAAATTTGGTACCAGCCAGACGCAGAGTCCGACATACGAAAGAGTCGAGAAAAAATAAATTATTATTGAGATCCAGAAGTTGAAATCACCACGTCCTTTCGGCGGATGGAAGAGATCATGGAGAGTACCCATGTGTTCTTTGGTGCCGTGGTAGGATCGCACTACCGACCAGATTCCAATGCCCCCAATGGCGAGTCCGAGCCCGATACCAAAACTCATATAGAAGTCAAAGTTGTTAGCAAAAACAGTGTCAACGGTAGCCATGCCCGGATGCCAGCGCTGCAGAATTCCCTGAGCATAGAGAATAGGGTTCAGGATAATGGTGATGATGAGACCGATCAGGCCTCCAATAACCGCCCAGAACGGAAGCACCATTCCAACAAAGACCAGGCCCAGATCCAGCTGAATTCCTGTGGCTACCGCAGGAAGGATATCTTCTGTATGGCTGGTAAGTTCTATCCATGGAATGGGGATGAGACGGATCTGTTCGTTAAAAATAAGACCCGAGGCGATGGGCAACAGGACATACACAGCACCAAAGACCAGACCTATCATTCCCCCGATGGAGAAGACCCTCCACTTCCAGCTCTTTTTCTTTTCTTCAGTGGATTCGGCAAGGGCCATGGTTCCCAGTGCGGCAACCGGTGCCATGGGAAATGGCAGTTTCTCAACGTCGGAGGTTATCCTGTAGAGGGCATACCCTAAACCGAAATGATCTATACGCTGAACGATCTGGGAACCCACCAGAAGGAGAATGGGAATCATCCAGTCTCTGTGAAAAAAAGTCCGTTCAACCATCGACATGGAGTCGGGGCCAGGAGCTATCCAGGTAGGAATGAACTCAGTAAGGCCAAGCATTCGGGCCGCATCGGATTGAACGAGATACTGATTCCAGAGCAGACCGGAAAAGGGTGAGGCAAGAGCAGCACCTGCCATGTAGTAGAGAAGGAAGATCTCCTGCTGTTTGAGATCGGAATGTGCGCGCTTTGCCACTTCTGCAAAAAGAATGATGGTTACCCAGCGGGCAGCAGGACCGATGCCCTGGCCAATAACAAGCTGCAGGTACATGGAGCCTGGCATCATCAGAAAACCGATAAAGACGGCACCCACAATGGTCTTCCAGTCAAATCCCTCTTCAAAGTGATCGGGAGGTTTGAGGAGATCTCTATATTCTTTAAGTTCTTTGTCGTCGTACATAGTTAAAAACTCAGGTGTTGAAGTTTGAAGGCTGACGGCTGCAGGTGTTGTTTACCTCTAGCCTTCAGCCTAATCACCTTCTGTCTACTTAATCTGGCAGTACCTGATAGCCAGAATCAGTAAATAATCCCACTATTGCCCAGCCGCCGCCCATCAGAAAATCGCCGATGATCAGGCCGATAAAGAAAAACTGCACTTTTTTAAATAGGGTAACGCCGCCATATCGCATGCATAGAGTGTTACAGGCCCAGCCGATAAAAAAACTGAACCAGAGAATACGCATGGCTGAACTGTAAGCCGTGAGATAGCCTAATGGATGGATGGGCCACCAGTAAAAGCGATGATAGCAGACCACAAGAATGAGCATGACGATTGCCCCTGCGATGGCAAAAAAAGTGATCCAGCTTCCAGTTTCCACAGGAGCCGTTACCAGGCGATGCACATTTTCAAAGACGGTAACTGTGGTTCGACTGGCCCATTCCAGCTGGAGTTCACGGGTACCATAACGATAGTAGAGGGTCATCATGGCAAGGATAGAGGCTCCAAGGCTTGCTAGAATAGTGAAAAAGAGGCCTGAGAAGATGAGGAGGCCGGGGCTTTTTCCATGACTCAGTTTTCTGGCGTGGAGAAGTGAAGGCATGAGTGATTCCCGTAGATCAACAAAGAGTACTTTCTGAGCCATTCCTGCAAGTAATCCATTAATACCGCTGAAAATTTTTGTTCCACTGATCGCTATCAGGCCATCCATTGGTGCTGCAGTGAGAGTGAAGTAAGCAAGACCGCCCTGGCAGATAATTCTGGTGGCAACCATCATAATCATAAATGCCGCACTAAAGAAGAGCGTGGCAGTGAGCAGACTCATGCCGAGCGACACCGCCCAGTATAAGAGCCCGCCGAAGCAGAATACTGCTCCCCAGAAGGAGTAGCGTACATCGAACCATTCGGTTCGTGATTTGCTGGATTTTACCAGAAAGAGAGATTCCTTTGTCACCTCAATGAGATGTGTTCTGGCCAGCCAGATAAGAAAGAAAAAGAAGATACCGTAGGCTCCAATCATCTGAGTTTCTTCAGGCCTTGCCAGGGTTGGACCAAAAGTGATGCCAAGTTCTGATACAGGAATAGTATACCCAAGAAGTCCAAGGACGCCGAAAAAGAGACCGCCCAAAATAAAAAAGAACCAGAAACTAAAAGAGATTTGGCGCGAAGTCAAAAATGCGAATCCGATAAATGCTGGATAGAGATAAATTTTCAGTTTATGGAATCCTGAGAACAGCCCTTCCTTCGGAAAGTAAGGGCCTGCAAGGACAAGTGTCGAGAGTTGGGGGACCGATGGGTAATAAAAATGTAATCCGTTCAATAAGTGGAGAAAAACCGGAACAAGAAGGCCGGCCAGGAGAAAATGGTTTCCAAAAAACCTTCCTATTCTTCCTTCGTCGAGTGAGCTGCAGAGCATTTCAGGGACACGCAGCAGGGGAAAGTTGATGCGTTCGTTGTGGATCCACTGGCGGGAAAGAATATTGATGATAAAGAGCATAAAACCGTATGATAGCAGGATGAAGCTTCCCCAGAGCAGCAGAGGGCTGAGCCATGCCTGCCATGGGATAGTTGAGGCCACCTCAAGCCAGCTCATGCTCCGTCCTCCGGGAATTCCTGTATAGAGCATTTCAATGGCCCGTGGATCCGTGGGGCTGATTCCCTGGGGCAGGAGAGAGCAAAGGGTTTCCTGCCATTGATTCTCAACGGTGGCGTAATGAATGGGTGCTGTCAGGTTGAGGAGAAGAGTCCTGGCCATTCCGGTATATGCAATCCCTGATCCAATGACCATCTCAATCCAGATGATAAGAAGCTCACCGCCAGTGAAGATAAGTGACTTGCTGCGAAGGATCTTTGCTGTTATCGCAGTCAGGATAACAAGGAGAATGAAAATGAAAAAAGGGGCCAGGGGAAAATGACCGCCACCAAGGGGAGTGGCTTGCTGGTACACATTGTTAAACGGTGTGAGGAGGCAGATGGCAGTAGCCAGAATCATACCGACTATAATGGAACGGAACCGAATGGCAGAGGCAGTTTTTGTATGTTCAGGCATCTGCTCTCTCCTTTGCGTTCTGGCTTTCTGTGACTATCTCTTTGAACTGTCCAGCAAAATGGTTGTGGCTTGCCTCGTCAAGGGATCTCCAGACCAGAAGCTGTTTCCGAAGGTCGTGAAGAAATGAGGTGTTGATTCTTTCCCACACGGATTCTTCACCCGAACGGCGCTCAATGGTGACCTTGATTTCAAGATAGTTTGGGTTGTCTTCCACAGGGGAGAACTGAATGTCGACCCATTGCATAATGCCGAAGTCAAATGGGGCGAGCCATACCTTTGAGCGAATATAGGTGCAGTACAAGGTGTGTGGTTGTTCTGTGTTTTCTATGAGAGATCTCATCTCTTCAATATTGCAGCAACTGGATACCAGATTCACAGGACCGGTGGAGAAGAGTCCGTGGGAAACCTCCTGATGGGAGGTGAAGTAACCGAATATAAATCCGCCAATTGAATCGTGCTCATCATATTTCATGAAAAATGGAAGAGTGATGGTGATGCGATTATCAACAGCCCGAGGCAGACTGAAGTTGGCGTTCACGTCGGGGATGGCTATTTTAGCAGCCACCCGAGAGGGGTAGATAACCGAGAGAAGAACCACCCCGATAACAAGCAGCATGGCTGCAACTCCTGCCATAGAAGAGTAATTCACGGTGAGCCCGGCCCAGAGGCTGGTCTCGGCGAAGAGATAGGCAGAAACCTGGGCCAGGAGATAGCCGAGTACAACGGATATTACTGCAAGTGCAAGAGCCTCGGCGATAAAAAGAAAAGAAACATGCGACGGGGCAAGGCCAACCGAAGTGTAGACTGCGATCTCATTCTTTCGTTCATAGACCGAGCTGATCATGGTGTTCAGTACAATGAAAATGGAGATAAGAAGCGGAATGATAATATTGGGCACACCGCTGTACTGTATGGAGTCACTCTGGTTGTAAAGCCATACCCCATCCGTCTCTCCGGCAAAAATGGCCATGGAAAATCTATCGACAAGTCCTTCTGCTGTTTCACTTATGGATGTCCCGCCGCTTGGCAGTACTGCAAGATTTTTGAGTTTGCCGCCAAGGGTGAGCAGGGTTGAGGCTGGTATGATTGCAACCTGAGATGCGGGGATATGATGGTATCTGCTCTGGAAGGAGCGGATATCTTCTCCCGATTCAATGGCTTCCTGTTCTTCTTCGCTGATTTCAGAGCCCGATTCTTCGGGAAAGGTGACAGGAGTCAGAGGTTCTCCATCGAGATCCAGTGCCTTGTCAAAGAGTGCGCCATTAAAAGTTCCGATGACAGTAAAAGTGTATCCCCACAACTTTACTGTTCCGGTACCATCCGTTTTGACTTGAAGGGCGCGTGCCATGTCCTGATCAAGGAGGATGGTTGTACGGTCGTCGCTTGTAAACCATCTTCCGTCTGTTAACAGTTTGTCAAGTCCGGTTATTTCGGCTTCAGAAGGAGAGAGTCCTATCAGGCCCTGAAGTTCTGCACTGCTCTTTCCATGCTGAAGGGGTACATGTACCGCCTGGGTGGGATCCTGAGCTTCGAGCCAGATCCGGGGAGCGATCCCCTGTGCATCCTTGAAGCCGTCTACCAGACCGGCAACCGCTTCAACTGGAAGAGAGCGCCAGTCCACACGTTTTAAAAGCAGCCCCCGATAGGGAGCGTTATCGTTGAATAAAAGTCTGCTCTGTCGTTCTCCCGATTTTACAGTGGTAAAACTCATGATAGTAAAGGTGAGAATTATCAGGGTCAGACAGGTCAGCATTGTCCGAATACGTCTGCGTCTGAGATTGGATACCCCAAGGAAAAAAGCTGCAGTAAAGGCCTTCCAGTGACTGATCTCGGATGGCCGTTTGTGGTTGGCACGCCGTTGTAGAAGAATCATTTCTTCTTCGAACCTGAAAAAGATGATGAGACTTACCATCAGTGACAAACCGAGGATAAAGAAAGCGAGGATAATTACAGTTGGACTGTATGCAAGTTGGAATGCCGGGTGGACCTGATAAATAATGGTAATCAGCGTGAGGAGGATGACACAGAAAGCGATGATCCTCTTGTATATATTCGCATAATTAAAGAGAAACCTTTCCATACAGAAGGCAAAAGGAACAAAGAGTGCGATATAAAAAAGGACGCCAAAGAGTACATCCTTTTGGGTCTTTTCAACCTGGACATAGACACGGTTGGCAAGTGCCATGGACTCGGATGCTGCACTGCTGAAGGTGTGGTAGTCAAATGTTCTGAGGCTGTTTTCCGCCTTTGTCAATGCAGTGAGTCCGCGCTCTTCAAGCTGACTGATCTTGTTATCAAAAATACCATGCTTTTCAAGGTTCTTGATGCGTGGCGAGAGAAGAGTCCAGACATCGGAAGCGGCTCGAAATACGGTGTTGTCAATGGTGCTGAATTGATCCACCGGATAGCCAAAGCCCATTGGTTCTTCAAAACTGCCGTTGGTGAGGATCATTTTACGTGTCAGCACATTATCCGAGAGGATGGCCTTGAGCCAGGTTCCCGGTTCTGTGTAGATGGAGGCCATGGTGGAGCTGCGGGTGTCGATTCTGCTGTACCAGTAATGGGCAGGCGGGGCGTCACGTCGACCATCGAGCAGTTCGATTTTGGTGAGATAGTTAAAATTACGCGGCTCCAGAAGGCCAAAAATAGTGGTTTCTTTGCAGCTGAAGAGTATGAGGTCGGTTTTAATTTCGCTTCTGCGGATCTTGAGACGGTAATTGTTTTTTCCGGTGGCTTTTTTGTCAATAGCCCAGAGAACCTCTCCACTGTTTTTATCGAAGCGGTAGCCTTCAATAATGAGCTTATCAAGGACGTGTTTTTTGTCGGCAATGCCCTTGAGCTGGAAGGTTCCGGAGGAATCCACCATGGTATAATGTTTTTGGGTTCCCTGGTAGGCAAGCAGCACTGTCTTCGCGGCCGGATAATCGGCAAAAAGCTCCCCCTGGAGAAGAAGATTTGCCCTGCCGGATACCGTTGCAAATCCATTTAATGGAAGCTTTCCGGATTGGAGAGGCGCAGACCCTGCCATGGCCTCAACCATGTCAGCAATCAACAGGGCTTGATTTTCAAGTGCCTCCCAGTTGATCTTTGCAGGCGTGTCCCAGGGAGTACCCCATAATGCTCTGGAGTCTCCGGTGCTCACCAGGCTGATGCCCAGGAATCCGGCGAGTGAGGCAACCTCACCGCCAAGAGCCGGTTTGTCAAGAAACCAGGAATCCCAGGAGCGAAGTCGGCTGGGACGAAGAGTGTTGACATAGGGGGTAGTGCTGTGGCTTCTGGCAGCAGTTGCATCAAGGAGATCGGCTATGACCGAGAATACCCCTGTTCGATTGACTCTGGCTTTCAGGTTATAGAGAAAACCCTGATGAAAAGTACCCAGGCCATTACCATGACTTGAGAGGTGCAGTGAGACAAATGCTGCTATTTCATAGTCAGATAACAGGGTTCTGAAGGCATAGGCACTCAGGAGGCAGGATCTGCGGGTCTGGAGTTCCTCTTTTCGCTCTTCCATGATTGCGATGGCTGCCGGAATGGCCTTTTGGAAGAGCTCAGCTTCTTCTTGTCCCATATCGTGAAAACTGTTGCGCCAGGTCAGGCGACGAAAAAGGAGACGCTTTTTTGAAAGTGTTTTTATTATTTTTTTCGTTTCAGGAGTACTTTCATTCTTCAATCGAAGGGTGTTGAGTTCTCGGGAAATTGCATCAACGGAAAGTTTAAGATGATCTTCAATGGAAAGGCTGATGATCGCATCCCGTTCGTCATCCTCTGCCAGTGGCAGAGTCAGATCCAGATCCTTGAGGGTTTTCAGGTAGGTCTTTGTGGCTGCAAGTTCTGTCTTGAGCTGTTTTTTCTGGGTTCGGAGAATTTTTGACTTTGAGCTGATACTCCAGATAAGTTCGCGCATTCCCGCCAATGCTTCATTATGCCCACTGGTGGCAACAAGCAGTACTGATCGAGCCGGAGGACTTTTTTTTAGCCGTTGTGCAGTTTGCAGCAGGGTGGCAATGGAGCTGGCCTCATCTGCTCCGGGTGCCCTTCCGGCAACGTATCCAGAGCTGTCATAAAAACCATCGATTACCAGAAGTTGATTTTTCAGTTCGGGATCAGAACCGGGAATCAGGCCATAGATTGTTTCGGATACAGTATCCTCCCAATACGCCTCGGCTGTCACCATGGCAGTTGTCGCAATGAGACCTGGGGTATCAAAAGAAAAATTATCAAAATAACTTTTGATATCAGTAAGTTCAATCCAGAAGCATGGAAGTTGAATGGGGGTGAGTTCTTCCTTTTCGGTGAACAGATATTTGGAGGTTTGAGGTGACGAGTTCAGATATATAATGGCTTGCGCTCCAAGCGATGCAAGCTGCTGCCAGTTCTGACCGGAATCAGCATCGAGGACAATAATGGCATCTTTGATCTGCATCCCCTGGATGTCGGACCAGTTTCCTGCACCAACATAGTAGAGCGGGCCACTCACAGAGCCGTTGGTGGATTCAGGGGTAATGGCGTTGTAGCGAAGTGCATTCAAGCTGATTGTTTTTTTACCAATCTGCAAGTTTGCACCTTTTGTTGTACGAACAGGGATAAGGAAACGATAGGTTTCAGGTTCAATTTCCAGGGCTTGAAACTGTTCTTTTATGAAGTCAGCTGCCGTTTTGAGCCCCGTACTTCCGGTTGTTCTTTCTGCACCACTGCTCAGTTGGGTAATCTGGGCCTGTAAAGAGAGCAGTTCGGACGCAAAGGACGGGAAAATCCCATAGAGTGAAACAAGAAGAAAAGAGGCAAAACATATATGGAGTCGAAGAAAAGCCATGGTGGTCAGCTGCTCATTCCTCCAGTGTTGATTTCAAGTTCATCGCGATCCTGGATTTTGTCCACCCGGCCATCACGAATCCAGATAACCTGATCCGAGACATTGAGCATTTTATAGTCATGGGTGGCAGAGATTACCGTGACTCCCTGCTTGTCGCTCATCTCTTTTAAAAGTGAAATGATTTCCTCACCAGTTTTAAGGTCCAGATTTCCTGTGGGTTCATCGGCTAAAATAATGGACGGGGTATTGGCAAGGGCCCTTGCCACTGCCACACGCTGCTGCTGACCACCGGAGAGCTCGGCAGGTTTATGTCCGTGTCTGCCTTCAAGACCGACTTGGATCAGGAGTTCCATACCGCGCTGGGTGGCGGCTTCATTGGGGGTTCCGGCAAAGGTCATAGGGAGGGTGACATTTTCAAGGGCAGTCATTACTGGAATCAGGTTAAATGTTTGAAATATATATCCAATTTTACGACAGCGCAACCATGCAAGCTCATAGGCATCGAGTTGGGCAATATCCACTTCATCGATAAATACTTTGCCCTCTGTTGGTTTATCAAGCCCTCCAATCATATTGAAAAGGGTGGATTTTCCAGAGCCGGATGGCCCCATGATGGAGACATACTTTCCGGTTTCTATCTCAAGATCGATCCCCTTCAGTACCTTGACTACTATTTTACCCAGGTCAAAATCTTTGGTGACATCTGTTACGCGAACTATCTGTTTTTTCGTCATTTGTTTGCTCACTGTTCAACCCGCATGGCTTCAACTGGCTGCATTCTGGCGGCTATTATTGCCGGGTATAAGACCCCCAGTAAACTCAGGCCGATACCAGTGATGATGGCAAGAGCAGATGAGGAGAGAATAGTCTGCCAGGGGGAAAGGGATATAATATCAGTTCCAAAACGGAGTAGTGCGCTCAAAAAAGCGATTGTCCCGCCAAGGATTGCGCCGATCAGCGATCCTGCCAGTCCCTGAATTGCAGCTTCCATAATGAAGATTCGCACAATAAACCTGTCGAGCGCGCCCAGGCATTTCATTGTTCCTATCTCACGAAAACGTTCAGTGACGGACATGAGTTGGGCATTGATTATTCCTACGACACAGACAAGAAGAGAGAGGATGACTATCCAACGCTGTTTTGGAGAGGCGGAAAGGCTGGTATCGCCGGGGGTTATGTCGTAACCGCTTTGGATCAGGCTTTGCTGAAAATCTGGTCTGCCGCTTGCCAGCATTCCATCACCAATATCAAGAGTTATCTGACTGAAGGCAAGAAAGGAGACGGCAAGAACCAGGGTCAGGGTTGTAACCAGTGAACGAAAGAAACGTGCCCGGATCGACTTATAGGACATCAAAAATGATTGTTTCCATGGCAGTACTACCAAGTGTCTCATTGCTTCTCTGATTGTTGGAGTTTTCGCAAATTGCAGGGCACACGATATATACTCAAGTGGTACTCATCACGAGCATATCGTTTTTGATGCCTTTTGGCAATCTTTCCTATATCAGTTCACGAAAGAGCAGTGGATGAATGGCAGGGAATGAGGTGATAGTTTTAAGAAACAGATCCAGAAACTCAAAAGCCGTTGTATCCATCCGTTGGTGATGAATCATGACTCCCCCTGTGCCGCTGCTGATGCCTCTTTCAAGTTCCTGAAGCAGAGTATTGAATGAAATCTCAGGTTCAACTTCTTTTCTGGTGTGAAGATCAATGTTGACCTGTAAATCGGGGAGACCGTGTGGGCAAACCGGTTTTGCACCTATGCTTCTTGAAACAGCTTTGAATCCCAGGTGCTGTAATCCCTTTAGGGTGTCAAGGCTGCAACGGTTCCATGGCGGGGTGAAAAATGGTGAAAAATTGTCTTCCAGGAGGGTTTCGAGGCGATTTTTTCCGTTTTTCAGGTCTTCTATCTGCTCTGTTACGGATCTGGCTGGGCCGAACTCCTGTTTTTTTCCCTTCGTCTCATGGTTTCGATGGAGCCATCCATGCTGATGCCAGCACCACTGGGAACTATTGGTCTTCGTGAGGGACTGCAGGGTGATAAAGCGCGTAGCAGTGAGCCAGGTCGGAACCACTGCCAGACAAAGGGGTAATCTGTGTTTTATGAAAAGCTCTGCAAGGTGACTAAACTGTTTGCCCGGGACACCAATGTCATCGGCTCGAAAAAAAATCTTCGCCTCACCGCTTCCATGTGCAAGACCTTTTTCCAGGGCATTTTTCAGTAGCTGTTCCGTGTTGTCGGGAAGATTTGTGTAGAGAGCAGATATCATCTCGTTTTTTGGCTCCATAGTTTAGGGTCACTTATCAGTTTACAGCTCAGCATGGCGCCGTTGAGTTGGGCCTGGCTTGTCTTTTTGTTGAACCGAAGCTGGGCCGTGATTTTTTCAGCCAAATGCCGCGGTTCCAGATCTTCTGATTCCAGCAGCATGAAGTCAGATGTCCTGGAGAAGGCAGAAATTCGCATGCGCTGTTCACGATTCTGAGCAAAGGGATAGAGAAGTGCTGGAATCCCGGCAGCAAGAAGGTTCATGCAGGTGTTATACCCTGCCATGGAGATAGAAATATCCGCAGCTTCAAGCCAGTCAGGAAAATTAGAGCAGAAACTGTGTACTGTGATATTTGAGGCAGGTACTGCTTTCAGCCCTTCCTGCAAGCCCGGGGCACTGTATATGCCAGTAAAGAGATGAATATGGATGGTATTTGTCTTCTGCTCCAGAAGAAGAGCGGCCTGGGCAGTTGCGTACAGGAGTTCAGCTCCCACATTCCCGCCACCTATGGAGGCGACAACCAGCTTGTCTTCAGCAGATAAACCGAGATCCTGCCGTAGCATGCTTCCTGCTTTCTGTCTTGTCATAGTTGGAGCAATAAATCCAGTATATCTGTATGGAATTGTGATGGAATCCATACTTCCGAATGTATTCTGTAGCGGAATAAAATCAGGGTCGGAGTGGATCAGCAGGCCGTCAAAAGAACTGTTTAGTT comes from Desulfocapsa sulfexigens DSM 10523 and encodes:
- a CDS encoding DUF6785 family protein, translating into MPEHTKTASAIRFRSIIVGMILATAICLLTPFNNVYQQATPLGGGHFPLAPFFIFILLVILTAITAKILRSKSLIFTGGELLIIWIEMVIGSGIAYTGMARTLLLNLTAPIHYATVENQWQETLCSLLPQGISPTDPRAIEMLYTGIPGGRSMSWLEVASTIPWQAWLSPLLLWGSFILLSYGFMLFIINILSRQWIHNERINFPLLRVPEMLCSSLDEGRIGRFFGNHFLLAGLLVPVFLHLLNGLHFYYPSVPQLSTLVLAGPYFPKEGLFSGFHKLKIYLYPAFIGFAFLTSRQISFSFWFFFILGGLFFGVLGLLGYTIPVSELGITFGPTLARPEETQMIGAYGIFFFFLIWLARTHLIEVTKESLFLVKSSKSRTEWFDVRYSFWGAVFCFGGLLYWAVSLGMSLLTATLFFSAAFMIMMVATRIICQGGLAYFTLTAAPMDGLIAISGTKIFSGINGLLAGMAQKVLFVDLRESLMPSLLHARKLSHGKSPGLLIFSGLFFTILASLGASILAMMTLYYRYGTRELQLEWASRTTVTVFENVHRLVTAPVETGSWITFFAIAGAIVMLILVVCYHRFYWWPIHPLGYLTAYSSAMRILWFSFFIGWACNTLCMRYGGVTLFKKVQFFFIGLIIGDFLMGGGWAIVGLFTDSGYQVLPD
- a CDS encoding FtsX-like permease family protein, whose product is MAFLRLHICFASFLLVSLYGIFPSFASELLSLQAQITQLSSGAERTTGSTGLKTAADFIKEQFQALEIEPETYRFLIPVRTTKGANLQIGKKTISLNALRYNAITPESTNGSVSGPLYYVGAGNWSDIQGMQIKDAIIVLDADSGQNWQQLASLGAQAIIYLNSSPQTSKYLFTEKEELTPIQLPCFWIELTDIKSYFDNFSFDTPGLIATTAMVTAEAYWEDTVSETIYGLIPGSDPELKNQLLVIDGFYDSSGYVAGRAPGADEASSIATLLQTAQRLKKSPPARSVLLVATSGHNEALAGMRELIWSISSKSKILRTQKKQLKTELAATKTYLKTLKDLDLTLPLAEDDERDAIISLSIEDHLKLSVDAISRELNTLRLKNESTPETKKIIKTLSKKRLLFRRLTWRNSFHDMGQEEAELFQKAIPAAIAIMEERKEELQTRRSCLLSAYAFRTLLSDYEIAAFVSLHLSSHGNGLGTFHQGFLYNLKARVNRTGVFSVIADLLDATAARSHSTTPYVNTLRPSRLRSWDSWFLDKPALGGEVASLAGFLGISLVSTGDSRALWGTPWDTPAKINWEALENQALLIADMVEAMAGSAPLQSGKLPLNGFATVSGRANLLLQGELFADYPAAKTVLLAYQGTQKHYTMVDSSGTFQLKGIADKKHVLDKLIIEGYRFDKNSGEVLWAIDKKATGKNNYRLKIRRSEIKTDLILFSCKETTIFGLLEPRNFNYLTKIELLDGRRDAPPAHYWYSRIDTRSSTMASIYTEPGTWLKAILSDNVLTRKMILTNGSFEEPMGFGYPVDQFSTIDNTVFRAASDVWTLLSPRIKNLEKHGIFDNKISQLEERGLTALTKAENSLRTFDYHTFSSAASESMALANRVYVQVEKTQKDVLFGVLFYIALFVPFAFCMERFLFNYANIYKRIIAFCVILLTLITIIYQVHPAFQLAYSPTVIILAFFILGLSLMVSLIIFFRFEEEMILLQRRANHKRPSEISHWKAFTAAFFLGVSNLRRRRIRTMLTCLTLIILTFTIMSFTTVKSGERQSRLLFNDNAPYRGLLLKRVDWRSLPVEAVAGLVDGFKDAQGIAPRIWLEAQDPTQAVHVPLQHGKSSAELQGLIGLSPSEAEITGLDKLLTDGRWFTSDDRTTILLDQDMARALQVKTDGTGTVKLWGYTFTVIGTFNGALFDKALDLDGEPLTPVTFPEESGSEISEEEQEAIESGEDIRSFQSRYHHIPASQVAIIPASTLLTLGGKLKNLAVLPSGGTSISETAEGLVDRFSMAIFAGETDGVWLYNQSDSIQYSGVPNIIIPLLISIFIVLNTMISSVYERKNEIAVYTSVGLAPSHVSFLFIAEALALAVISVVLGYLLAQVSAYLFAETSLWAGLTVNYSSMAGVAAMLLVIGVVLLSVIYPSRVAAKIAIPDVNANFSLPRAVDNRITITLPFFMKYDEHDSIGGFIFGYFTSHQEVSHGLFSTGPVNLVSSCCNIEEMRSLIENTEQPHTLYCTYIRSKVWLAPFDFGIMQWVDIQFSPVEDNPNYLEIKVTIERRSGEESVWERINTSFLHDLRKQLLVWRSLDEASHNHFAGQFKEIVTESQNAKERADA
- a CDS encoding ABC transporter ATP-binding protein → MTKKQIVRVTDVTKDFDLGKIVVKVLKGIDLEIETGKYVSIMGPSGSGKSTLFNMIGGLDKPTEGKVFIDEVDIAQLDAYELAWLRCRKIGYIFQTFNLIPVMTALENVTLPMTFAGTPNEAATQRGMELLIQVGLEGRHGHKPAELSGGQQQRVAVARALANTPSIILADEPTGNLDLKTGEEIISLLKEMSDKQGVTVISATHDYKMLNVSDQVIWIRDGRVDKIQDRDELEINTGGMSS
- a CDS encoding ABC transporter permease → MRHLVVLPWKQSFLMSYKSIRARFFRSLVTTLTLVLAVSFLAFSQITLDIGDGMLASGRPDFQQSLIQSGYDITPGDTSLSASPKQRWIVILSLLVCVVGIINAQLMSVTERFREIGTMKCLGALDRFIVRIFIMEAAIQGLAGSLIGAILGGTIAFLSALLRFGTDIISLSPWQTILSSSALAIITGIGLSLLGVLYPAIIAARMQPVEAMRVEQ
- a CDS encoding polysaccharide deacetylase family protein, with translation MEPKNEMISALYTNLPDNTEQLLKNALEKGLAHGSGEAKIFFRADDIGVPGKQFSHLAELFIKHRLPLCLAVVPTWLTATRFITLQSLTKTNSSQWCWHQHGWLHRNHETKGKKQEFGPARSVTEQIEDLKNGKNRLETLLEDNFSPFFTPPWNRCSLDTLKGLQHLGFKAVSRSIGAKPVCPHGLPDLQVNIDLHTRKEVEPEISFNTLLQELERGISSGTGGVMIHHQRMDTTAFEFLDLFLKTITSFPAIHPLLFRELI
- a CDS encoding glycosyltransferase family protein, translated to MKIACYCQHVLGIGHFHRSLAICEALAERHETVMILGGPDVNLPESAVHFLQLPGLKMDAEFSELLPCAEGADLKQVKENRRKQLFDFFTSFQPDIFLIELYPFGRKAFRFELDPILDDIGSRTLPPCLRLCSLRDILVEKTDKHKFEARVLQKLNSSFDGLLIHSDPDFIPLQNTFGSMDSITIPYRYTGFIAPTMTRQKAGSMLRQDLGLSAEDKLVVASIGGGNVGAELLYATAQAALLLEQKTNTIHIHLFTGIYSAPGLQEGLKAVPASNITVHSFCSNFPDWLEAADISISMAGYNTCMNLLAAGIPALLYPFAQNREQRMRISAFSRTSDFMLLESEDLEPRHLAEKITAQLRFNKKTSQAQLNGAMLSCKLISDPKLWSQKTR